Proteins from one Sabethes cyaneus chromosome 2, idSabCyanKW18_F2, whole genome shotgun sequence genomic window:
- the LOC128734014 gene encoding protein flightless-1: MSSTGVLPFVRGIDFTSNNFCDGKFPKNIKHMSGVQWLKLDRTGIDEIPEEMGKLMKLEHLSMKNNQLEKLFGELTELNCLRSLNMRRNNIKSSGIPNELFDLEELTTLDLSHNKLKEVPEGLEKAKSLLVLNLSNNQIESIPPSLFIKLTDLLFLDLSNNKLETLPPQTRRLSNLQTLILNDNPLELFQLRQLPSLQNLICLQMRNTQRTIANFPTSLDSLSNLQELDLSQNSLSKIPDVLYNLYNLKRLNLNDNVIQEISPLMENLSKLETLNLSRNHLMTLPATLCKLQNLRRLYVNDNQLNFEGIPSSIGKLGALEVFSASNNQLEMVPEGLCRCGSLKKLNLSSNKLITLPETIHLLTDMDQLDLRNNPDLVMPPKPVEVQRGDGLAFYNIDFSLQTQLRLAGANVPAQAQVANSSKDPIARKLRLRRGARNDSADQDSAKILKGMQDIAKEKNAFGFEDEKAENLKPKRWDESLEKPPVDYSDIFEEEDGQYVGLTIWEIENFLPNKIEEAAHGKFYEGDCYIVLKTTHDDAGQLSWEIYFWIGTKATLDKRACAAIHAVNLRNYLGARCRTIREEQGDESDEFLALFDTEVAYIEGGRTSTGFYTIENLVYIVRLYRVHDAGANIHLEPVEVSHESLDPGYVFLLDTGLQIFMWYGTKSKNTLKSKARLTAEKINKNERKNKAEIFQEYQGSEGTEFWKALGFPNGQSPEEKPESHVDPDFLPIPPRLYQIQLGMGYLELPQVELPSRTLHHSILNSKNVYILDCYLDLFVWFGKKSTRLVRAAAIKLSQELFNMIERPEYALITRVQEGTETQVFKSKFVGWEEIIAVDFTRTAQSVARTGADLTGWAKKQETKADLAALFMPRQPAMTLMEAQQLADDWNYDLDVMESFVLEGKKFVRLPEEELGIFYTGECYVFLCRYCLPVDDDDEEEEEGDVVDSMAVNNKLKKSTAAPAEEIQCVVYFWQGREAGNMGWLTFTFTLQKKFKSMFGEELEVVRIHQQQENLKFMSHFKGKFVIKNGRRKEKQKTPEGKSPVEFYHLRSNGSALCTRLIQVKAEATVLNSAFCYILFVPFETEDDSESGILYVWIGSKTSTEEARLIQEIAEDMFNNPWVSFQILHEGEEPENFFWVALGGRKPYDTDAEYMNYTRLFRCSNEKGYFTVAEKCSDFCQDDLADDDIMILDNGDQVFLWLGSRCSEVEIKLAYKSAQVYIQHMRIKQPERPRKLFLTLKNKESKRFTKCFHGWSAHKRPPE, encoded by the exons ACTTTTCGGAGAACTGACTGAGCTGAATTGTCTGCGATCGCTGAATATGCGCAGAAATAACATCAAGAGCTCGGGAATCCCCAACGAACTGTTTGATTTGGAAGAACTAACGACGCTTGATTTGTCGCACAATAAACTGAAAGAAGTTCCAGAAGGACTCGAAAAAGCTAAAAGCCTTTTAGTGCTCAACCTTAGCAACAACCA GATTGAAAGCATTCCGCcttctctttttataaaattgACCGACTTACTGTTTCTAGATCTTTCCAACAACAAACTTGAGACACTTCCGCCTCAAACCCGACGCCTTTCAAATCTGCAAACTTTAATTCTCAACGACAATCCTTTGGAATTATTTCAACTTCGCCAACTGCCTTCTCTGCAAAATTTAATCTGCCTTCAGATGCGCAACACACAAAGGACAATCGCCAACTTTCCAACTTCGCTGGATAGTCTTTCCAATTTACAAGAGCTGGATCTCTCTCAAAACTCTCTGTCCAAAATTCCAGATGTTCTGTATAATTTGTACAACCTAAAGCGGCTAAATTTAAACGACAACGTTATTCAGGAAATTTCACCACTAATGGAAAATCTGTCCAAATTGGAAACGTTGAATTTGTCTAGAAACCATCTGATGACCTTACCTGCCACGCTGTGTAAACTACAGAACCTGCGTCGATTGTATGTAAATGATAATCAACTAAACTTCGAAGGAATCCCATCCAGCATTGGGAAGCTGGGCGCTCTGGAAGTGTTTTCGGCTTCAAACAACCAACTGGAGATGGTTCCGGAGGGTCTGTGCCGCTGTGGTTCGTTGAAAAAACTGAACCTTAGCTCCAACAAGCTCATCACGCTTCCAGAAACTATCCACCTGCTAACCGATATGGATCAGTTGGATTTACGCAACAATCCTGACTTAGTAATGCCTCCAAAACCGGTGGAAGTTCAGCGCGGCGACGGTCTTGCCTTTTATAATATCGATTTTTCATTACAAACTCAGCTGCGTTTAGCAGGCGCCAACGTACCAGCTCAGGCTCAGGTTGCCAACAGTAGCAAAGATCCCATCGCCAGGAAATTGCGATTACGACGAGGAGCGAGAAACGATTCTGCGGATCAAGATTCCGCTAAAATTCTCAAAGGCATGCAGGACATTGCCAAGGAGAAGAATGCCTTCGGCTTCGAAGATGAGAAAGCGGAGAATTTGAAGCCGAAACGTTGGGACGAGTCACTGGAAAAACCTCCGGTTGATTATTCGGATATTTTCGAGGAAgaagatggacaatacgtgggTCTGACGATTTGGGAGATTGAAAACTTTTTACCGAATAAAATTGAAGAAGCGGCTCACGGAAAGTTTTACGAAGGTGATtgctatattgtactgaaaacTACGCACGATGATGCTGGACAGCTGAGCTGGGAGATTTATTTCTGGATAGGAACGAAGGCAACTTTGGATAAGCGAGCTTGTGCTGCTATCCACGCTGTTAACTTGAGAAATTATCTTGGAGCCCGCTGTCGCACGATTCGAGAAGAACAAGGAGATGAATCGGATGAGTTTTTGGCACTTTTTGATACGGAGGTGGCCTACATTGAGGGCGGTCGAACTTCAACCGGATTTTACACCATCGAAAATCTGGTCTACATTGTGCGACTTTACAGGGTGCACGATGCTGGAGCAAACATTCATTTGGAGCCGGTTGAAGTCTCGCATGAGTCGCTGGATCCTGGTTATGTTTTTCTTCTGGATACAGGACTTCAGATTTTTATGTGGTATGGCACAAAATCCAAGAATACCCTTAAGTCTAAGGCACGATTAACGgcagaaaaaatcaacaaaaacgaACGTAAAAATAAGGCAGAAATCTTCCAAGAGTATCAAGGGAGTGAAGGAACGGAGTTCTGGAAGGCTCTTGGCTTCCCGAACGGGCAAAGTCCTGAGGAAAAACCGGAATCTCACGTTGATCCTGATTTCCTTCCGATTCCTCCTCGGTTGTATCAAATCCAGTTGGGCATGGGTTATCTGGAGCTACCGCAAGTTGAACTACCAAGTCGAACGCTTCACCACTCGATTCTCAACAGCAAAAATGTGTACATCCTCGATTGCTATCTGGATCTGTTCGTCTGGTTCGGTAAGAAATCCACTCGGCTGGTCCGTGCTGCTGCAATAAAATTGTCACAAGAGTTGTTCAATATGATCGAACGCCCGGAGTATGCGTTGATCACTCGCGTCCAAGAAGGTACGGAGACGCAAgttttcaaatccaaattcgtCGGTTGGGAAGAAATCATTGCCGTAGATTTCACCCGTACGGCTCAGTCGGTTGCACGCACCGGAGCCGATCTTACCGGTTGGGCTAAGAAACAGGAAACGAAAGCTGATCTCGCAGCGCTTTTCATGCCCCGGCAGCCAGCAATGACCCTGATGGAAGCGCAGCAGTTGGCAGATGACTGGAATTACGATTTGGACGTTATGGAATCGTTCGTTTTAGAGGGCAAAAAATTTGTTCGGCTCCCGGAAGAGGAATTGGGCATATTTTACACCGGCGAATGTTATGTTTTCCTCTGCCGGTATTGTTTACCAGTggatgacgacgacgaagaaGAAGAGGAAGGTGACGTAGTGGACAGCATGGCCGTTAAtaataaactgaaaaaatcgaCGGCTGCACCCGCGGAAGAGATCCAGTGCGTGGTGTACTTCTGGCAGGGACGTGAAGCCGGCAACATGGGATGGTTGACCTTCACTTTCACGTTGCAGAAAAAGTTTAAATCCATGTTCGGTGAGGAACTGGAAGTGGTCCGAATTCACCAGCAGCAAGAGAATTTGAAGTTTATGTCTCATTTCAAGGGGAAATTTGTGATTAAAAATGGCCGACGCAAAGAGAAACAGAAAACTCCGGAAGGTAAATCGCCAGTGGAATTTTATCATCTGCGGTCGAACGGAAGTGCTCTTTGTACTCGGCTAATTCAAGTGAAGGCCGAAGCCACAGTACTAAACTCCGCCTTTTG CTATATTCTGTTCGTTCCGTTCGAAACTGAGGACGATTCCGAATCGGGAATATTGTACGTTTGGATTGGATCTAAAACATCGACCGAAGAAGCTCGCCTTATTCAAGAGATTGCTGAGGATATGTTCAATAATCCTTGGGTCAGCTTTCAG ATATTGCATGAAGGAGAAGAACCAGAAAACTTCTTCTGGGTAGCCCTGGGCGGTCGCAAGCCGTACGACACCGATGCTGAATACATGAATTACACCCGGCTATTCCGCTGTTCCAACGAGAAAGGTTACTTCACGGTGGCTGAAAAATGCTCCGATTTCTGTCAGGATGATCTGGCCGATGACGACATTATGATCTTGGATAACGGAGACCAAGTGTTCTTGTGGTTAGGTTCTCGCTGCAGCGAGGTGGAAATCAAGCTAGCCTACAAATCAGCACAG GTTTACATTCAGCATATGCGCATCAAACAACCGGAACGGCCTAGAAAACTGTTTCTCACCTTGAAAAACAAAGAATCGAAACGATTTACAAAATGCTTCCACGGATGGAGTGCGCACAAACGTCCCCCAGAGTAA
- the LOC128734015 gene encoding essential MCU regulator, mitochondrial: protein MVLSNVIRVASQLSLAGTRSGLPEVRQMRRKYTYRSGALKPMPDITPFGLFGIIMTVIPGLLIGATISKNMANFLEENDLFVPSDDDDDDD, encoded by the coding sequence ATGGTGCTCTCAAACGTAATTCGCGTTGCCAGTCAGCTGAGCCTGGCCGGGACCAGATCGGGCCTCCCAGAAGTTCGGCAAATGCGCCGAAAGTACACCTACCGAAGCGGAGCTCTGAAGCCCATGCCTGACATCACCCCGTTCGGGCTGTTCGGAATCATTATGACCGTCATCCCTGGATTGCTGATCGGGGCAACTATTAGCAAGAATATGGCCAACTTTTTGGAGGAAAACGATCTGTTTGTCCCGtcggatgatgatgacgatgacgattaA
- the LOC128734759 gene encoding uncharacterized protein LOC128734759, with protein MEYKSFYKNASRGNRLKEKSNSQRLKWKRESSRQDLHFNNRNLNVHEFENDEDDDEVFYKNPPDHIPEMHREKRRRSRQKDDENKENEVQCKYQDRLARLLRFKEERARAKQNSVKKKPFVSVVPKNNLVDREYEKNLFKKTETDAQKVTDRRIPLTPAAKHAIPRVDTRRKEPLLTVEKKQAVHILNVKTPASIKKVKPKVDTWRKGAPSTRGNENGMKKEQKQTDALPRGKVTTTASSAATTSSNKNKPKNTAALNKKRVLEKAVAGSRRLITYQQVRSGQKSVKFNFIFNKDGPMVTSTNRKKKSLEKLLQANALLQQPAAAYRFSPKPASNDDDIFEGISPIDVDTPTPKKMVADSDAIAMRKRETRRRSMMFAVEDIKPTLVKSEADDEEWEPQVITISDDESPHLVKITKMSPKQINESFTKREEKVEIMRDRRPTIDDCAFVNATPKLIGSGGKTLSGRRSLIFIEDEHNPAVSEAANATQIISSRNSIGFVENSNSPTNENPIVKNAAPYKVELASPQRRSGTPRMSFIEEDLYMTKPLPEGNLATVLLNKQENRRRSSGGSSRSSLVNFREEDQSPKDVREKVTFYYDLVEKELKRLRELCDLYKDDLESEAINENGKGLIIAAQGQTNILINKKLSKFKELVGHYEKSWTDQKVRTDDLDGFWLMVSLDLENLDRRFDELRQLKDNNWQEIAEPQKVKKLKGGGGIKKREKKPMKTKASGLADLIKKAREEAKKKMMLESVLKESVTVVTPIKRSVRIATTPRRSSLVRNSLCAGCTPTPGKSDNKKSRKTIFNDHTLRRKEIVKSILKTPSEKRRAKSVLFLDSGLDTPEARGSGGRRKIIHTPKPKITFNEELEVEDVDTISLTTPYKLDEEIRKRKRSSVYVQENTNEVQPQHNCTNLRSRRKTLRFNDDVEQEVQPVEESANMRRTTRSLRRY; from the exons ATGGAATATAAATCATTCTATAAAAACGCTTCCCGCGGCAATCgtttaaaagaaaaaagcaataGCCAACGATTGAAatggaaacgcgaaagttcccGACAAGATCTTCACTTTAATAATCGAAATCTAAATGTGCATGAATTCGAGAATGATGAGGACGACGATGAAGTATTCTACAAAAATCCACCGGATCATATACCGGAGATGCATCGCGAGAAGCGACGTCGGTCGCGtcagaaagatgacgaaaacaaagaaaatgaagtgcagTGTAAATACCAGGACCGACTTGCTAGACTATTACGGTTTAAAGAGGAGCGTGCTCGAGCAAAGCAAAATTCGGTTAAAAAGAAGCCATTTGTTTCTGTGGTCCCCAAAAACAATTTAGTAGACCGGGAATATGAAAaaaacttgtttaaaaaaacGGAAACAGACGCACAAAAAGTTACTGACCGCAGGATACCTTTGACGCCCGCGGCAAAACATGCAATACCTAGAGTGGACACTCGCCGGAAAGAGCCGCTTTTAACCGTAGAAAAGAAGCAAGCAGTGCATATCCTAAACGTAAAGACTCCTGCTTCGATCAAGAAAGTCAAACCTAAAGTTGATACTTGGCGCAAGGGTGCGCCTTCGACGAGAGGAAACGAAAACGGCATGAAAAAAGAGCAGAAACAGACAGACGCACTACCGAGAGGCAAAGTAACAACAACTGCATCGAGTGCTGCAACGACGAGCAGCAACaagaacaaaccgaaaaacacAGCTGCTCTAAATAAGAAGAGGGTTCTAGAGAAAGCGGTGGCTGGTAGCCGTAGACTAATA ACATATCAACAAGTGCGGTCCGGGCAGAAATCcgttaaattcaatttcatatttaataagGATGGTCCCATGGTTACATCGACTAACCGTAAGAAGAAGAGCCTCGAAAAGCTGCTTCAAGCGAATGCCTTATTGCAGCAGCCCGCTGCAGCGTACAGATTTTCCCCTAAACCAGCTAGTAATGATGACGACATCTTTGAAGGTATTAGTCCGATCGACGTTGACACTCCGACGCCAAAGAAGATGGTCGCAGATTCGGATGCTATTGCCATGCGGAAACGCGAAACTCGTCGCCGCTCAATGATGTTTGCCGTTGAAGATATAAAACCGACGCTGGTCAAGTCTGAGGCAGACGACGAGGAGTGGGAACCTCAAGTAATTACCATTTCGGATGACGAATCGCCACATTTAGTTAAAATTACGAAAATGTCGCCCAAGCAAATCAACGAATCTTTTACTAAGCGCGAGGAAAAGGTAGAAATCATGCGTGACAGACGACCAACAATCGACGATTGTGCATTCGTTAATGCGACGCCAAAATTGATCGGTAGTGGAGGAAAAACCTTAAGTGGTAGACGATCTTTAATATTTATCGAAGATGAGCACAATCCAGCTGTCTCTGAAGCTGCAAATGCTACACAGATTATTAGTAGTAGAAATTCTATAGGATTTGTCGAAAACAGCAACAGTCCGACTAATGAAAATCCCATCGTTAAAAATGCTGCTCCATATAAAGTTGAACTCGCGAGTCCTCAGCGACGTTCTGGTACTCCTCGGATGAGCTTTATCGAGGAGGATTTATACATGACGAAACCACTTCCTGAGGGAAATCTTGCTACTGTGCTGTTGAACAAACAGGAAAATAGACGTCGAAGCAGTGGCGGAAGCAGTCGATCTTCACTAGTGAATTTCCGAGAGGAAGACCAATCTCCAAAAGATGTGCGCGAAAAGGTGACTTTCTACTATGACTTAGTTGAAAAGGAATTGAAGCGTCTTCGGGAATTGTGTGATCTCTACAAGGACGATCTTGAGAGTGAAGCCATTAACGAGAATGGTAAAGGACTGATAATTGCTGCTCAAGGACAAACCAATATCCTTATTAACAAAAAGCTATCCAAGTTCAAGGAGCTAGTGGGTCACTACGAAAAAAGCTGGACGGATCAAAAAGTGCGAACCGATGACTTGGACGGATTTTGGTTGATGGTTTCACTAGATTTGGAAAACCTCGATCGTCGTTTCGATGAATTGCGACAGCTGAAGGACAACAACTGGCAAGAAATTGCAGAAccacaaaaagtcaaaaagttgaaGGGCGGCGGTGGAATAAAAAAACGCGAAAAGAAACCAATGAAAACCAAGGCTAGCGGATTAGCCGACTTGATTAAAAAAGCTCGTGAAGAGGCTAAGAAGAAAATGATGCTGGAATCGGTGCTGAAGGAGTCTGTAACGGTAGTAACGCCAATAAAACGCTCAGTTCGCATTGCAACCACTCCAAGAAGAAGCAGTTTGGTGAGAAATAGCCTCTGTGCTGGTTGTACGCCGACACCGGGCAAAAGTGATAACAAAAAGTCAAGGAAGACTATCTTCAACGAT caCACTTTACGGCGAAAGGAAATTGTCAAATCAATTCTGAAAACACCGAGTGAAAAACGGCGTGCTAAAAGTGTTCTGTTTTTGGACTCGGGCTTGGACACACCAGAAGCACGTGGTTCAGGTGGACGCCGTAAGATTATTCACACTCCAAAACCGAAAATCACCTTCAACGAAGAGCTAGAGGTGGAAGATGTAGACACCATTTCGTTGACTACGCCTTACAAGCTAGATGAGGAAATCCGAAAGCGCAAACGAAGTTCGGTTTATGTTCAAGAGAACACCAACGAGGTACAACCGCAACATAATTGTACAAATCTCAGAAGTAGACGAAAAACACTGCGGTTCAACGATGATGTGGAACAAGAGGTCCAACCAGTTGAAGAGAGCG CAAACATGAGGCGAACCACACGCAGCCTTCGGAGGTATTGA
- the LOC128734760 gene encoding methyltransferase-like protein 17, mitochondrial — translation MRACNILLKNNVGFSNSKRYLCTAAKCKLEVALVDSTNEALESGRYKHRYHEGRVTSGCISVPNSIASAIVKSCKDHPLKALITEGAKLDNFVRSRKAPLERDELRKKISKLKQDVGQEICNKRDTEAMTEEQTTYLNKVIDAQSMKRAKQTIYAWKPIGYDEFKGLQYLLGRSATEYAVLTQIFEEIRKRNPEFKPRSFLDFGSGVGTGTWAAANLWKENIFEYVSIDASAEMNDLAELILRGGDSNKTMSLRNVFYRQFLPASHNSKYDIVLSAFSLFELPTKQTRLDVVENLWNKCDEFLVLVEHGSLAGFSLIDEARQFLIDKNSADGCEYHIFAPCPHSQPCPRVSLADGTPCNFEVTYNQLPILNPAAASKYPYSYVVFRKGISTAQQDKYPRLVRSTLVRARHSICRMCTDQGELREVIFSASKHGKNLYRCARSSEWGDQLPIIVGKES, via the exons ATGAGAGCTTGCaacattttattgaaaaataacgtAGGTTTTTCGAATTCAAAG CGCTATCTCTGCACGGCAGCCAAATGTAAGCTCGAAGTCGCTTTGGTTGACTCGACAAATGAAGCTCTTGAATCTGGCCGATATAAACATCGCTATCACGAGGGTCGAGTTACAAGCGGATGTATCAGTGTACCGAACTCGATAGCATCTGCCATAGTAAAAAGTTGTAAGGACCATCCGCTAAAGGCTCTGATAACTGAGGGAGCTAAATTGGACAATTTTGTGCGTTCCCGAAAGGCTCCGCTGGAGAGAGACGAGCTGCGGAAGAAAATAAGCAAGTTGAAGCAAGATGTGGGACAAGAGATCTGCAACAAAAGAGATACAGAAGCAATGA cGGAGGAGCAAACTACCTATTTAAACAAGGTAATCGACGCCCAGTCAATGAAACGTGCCAAACAAACGATTTACGCCTGGAAACCAATTGGCTACGATGAGTTCAAAGGCCTTCAGTATTTGCTGGGACGATCCGCAACGGAATATGCAGTGTTAACTCAAATTTTCGAAGAAATTAGAAAGCGAAATCCGGAATTCAAGCCACGTAGTTTTCTAGATTTCGGATCCGGAGTTGGAACTGGAACGTGGGCAGCAGCCAACCTATGGAAGGAAAATATTTTCGAGTACGTCTCTATTGACGCGTCCGCCGAAATGAACGATCTTGCCGAGTTGATCCTTCGAGGCGGCGACAGTAATAAAACCATGAGTTTGCGCAATGTTTTCTATCGACAATTTTTACCGGCATCGCACAACAGCAAGTATGATATTGTTTTAAGTGCTTTCTCCCTATTTGAATTGCCGACAAAGCAAACTCGACTGGATGTTGTTGAAAATCTGTGGAACAAATGCGATGAATTTCTAGTGTTGGTCGAACATGGCTCTTTGGCAGGATTCTCGTTAATTGACGAAGCAAGACAGTTTTTGATTGACAAAAATAGTGCTGATGGCTGCGAGTATCATATATTTGCACCT TGTCCACATAGTCAGCCGTGTCCACGTGTAAGTTTGGCAGATGGAACGCCGTGTAATTTTGAAGTAACGTACAATCAGTTACCGATTTTGAACCCAGCGGCAGCGAGCAAATATCCTTATTCATATGTCGTATTTCGGAAAGGAATTTCAACCGCACAGCAAGACAAATACCCGCGTCTAGTGAGGTCCACGCTCGTTCGAGCGAGGCATTCCATCTGTCGAATGTGTACGGATCAGGGCGAGCTGCGTGAGGTTATTTTTTCGGCTTCCAAGCACGGAAA AAATCTTTACAGATGCGCTAGATCGAGCGAATGGGGTGATCAATTGCCAATAATTGTTGGGAAGGAAAGTTGA
- the LOC128734761 gene encoding uncharacterized protein LOC128734761, producing MATIPVYSPTIPFLGLVPGGLRPGSMIRIKGVINNHGERCQINIQTGAALNPRDDVTLHISIRPNEYATVRNTLQNQVWGVEERHGGCPIHYGQQFELLILIEVNIYKIAINGNHFCSFNHRMSVHTARFVSISGGCVIHSITNELDNSGPPAPPYPGPIPGINPPPYTPPMTPYQPPPPPPGGNIGFVPVPPPMPPPPPYTPSPGYPVGGHSPHYKGYQQYPGHRGTAPFSPNETPAATAPASSNSSLSHEPANGKPKSMMDSVSSGFEQTRNFLHGAIFGKPTTATAPYPRQPTAPYGPGINQPAAPYAPTNTYHNQQPSAPGYQNQPFYPAAGTSAYNTNHQHSGGSAASSAVGLASGAVAAGTAAAMLHKIPKKKAKKFLKYGAGAGALGLGGYAVGKMLKKRSSSSSSSSSSSSD from the exons ATGGCGACGATTCCGGTTTATTCCCCT ACTATTCCCTTTTTGGGTCTTGTACCGGGTGGCCTTCGCCCTGGTAGCATGATCCGCATCAAAGGCGTCATCAACAACCACGGCGAACG TTGTCAAATCAACATTCAAACGGGAGCCGCCCTCAATCCACGCGACGACGTCACCCTGCACATTAGCATTCGCCCGAACGAGTACGCGACCGTGCGCAATACATTGCAAAATCAAGTTTGGGGCGTCGAAGAGCGTCATGGTGGCTGTCCGATTCATTACGGTCAGCAGTTTGAGCTGTTGATACTGATCGAGGTGAACATCTATAAAATTGCGATAAATGGAAACCATTTCTGTAGCTTCAATCACCGAATGTCGGTACATACGGCGAGATTCGTGTCGATCAGTGGGGGTTGCGTGATCCATTCGATTACCAACGAGCTGGACAATAGTGGTCCTCCAGCACCACCCTATCCTGGCCCCATACCTG GTATTAATCCACCACCATACACACCACCCATGACGCCGTATCAACCACCGCCCCCACCCCCGGGCGGAAACATAGGATTCGTTCCTGTTCCACCACCGATGCCACCACCCCCACCGTACACACCATCACCCGGATATCCCGTTGGTGGTCATAGTCCTCATTATAAAG GCTACCAGCAATACCCTGGCCATCGTGGAACTGCTCCCTTTTCG CCAAACGAAACTCCTGCGGCAACTGCTCCTGCGTCGTCAAACAGTAGTCTCAGCCACGAGCCGGCAAACGGCAAACCAAAGTCAATGATGGACAGTGTATCCAGCGGTTTTGAGCAAACGAGGAATTTTCTTCATGGGGCCATTTTTGGCAAACCGACGACGGCTACGGCCCCATATCCTCGGCAACCTACAGCGCCATATGGTCCTGGAATAAATCAACCAGCGGCACCATATGCGCCAACGAATACCTATCACAATCAG CAACCATCGGCTCCTGGTTATCAAAATCAACCATTCTATCCAGCGGCAGGCACTTCAGCCTACAACACAAATCATCAACATTCCGGTGGCTCAGCGGCATCCTCAGCTGTTGGGCTTGCTTCTGGTGCGGTTGCAGCTGGCACAGCTGCAGCTATGCTACACAAAATTCCT aagaaaaaggcgaaaaagtTTTTGAAGTACGGTGCAGGTGCGGGAGCTTTAGGTCTCGGAGGTTACGCAGTTGGTAAAATGCTGAAAAAacgaagtagtagtagtagcagtagcagcagcagtagcagtgaTTAA